Sequence from the Nocardiopsis sp. YSL2 genome:
CACCCGCGCTCGCTGACGCCGTCGACCAGGAGCTCAACGCCGGCGGGAACCTCGTCGCCCTGGTCGACGCACCACCTCCGTCCGACGACCTGGCAGAGACCGGCGAGGTCTTGGAGTTCATGCGGCGCGCGGAAACCTCAGAGCTCGGGGCAGGCACCCTCGACGTCCTCGGGAGCGCCGTAGATCAACTCTGCCGCGACTACCCGACCGCCCCGGGGCCGGTCCTGCGGGACCGCTCCAAGAAGCTCATGGGACACGCCCTGGGGCTGTTGGAGCGCCGCACCACCCTCGCTGAACACCGGGAGCTCCTCGTCCACGTGGGATGGCTGTCCGCGCTCCTTGGGTGCGTGCACTTTGACGTTGGCGACCGGCTCGCCGCGGAGACCGCCCGCAAGATGGCGCACCAGTTGGGCGAGCAGGCCGGGCACGGCCAGATCGTCGCGTGGGCGTATGAGATCACCGCGTGGTTCGCGCTGTCCGAGGGCCGGTACCAGGCGGTGGTGACCGCGGCTGAGGCCGGCCGCGCACACGCCGGGGTGTCCAGCGGTGGTGTGCAACTCCTCGTTCAGCAGGCCAAGGCGTCAGCGAAGTTGGGTGACGACCACGCGCACCGGCTGCTCGGTGAGGCCGGGAAGATGCTCGCCCAGTTGCCTGCCACGGACCAACCCGAACACCACTTCGTGTTCGACCCTGACAAGCTCACCAGCCATGAAGCGACGGCGTACACCTGGTTGGGGTGGGACGAGGCCGCTGGCGAGTACGCGTCGGAGATGGCGGACCGGTACCAGCGCGAGTACCGGCCCATGAGGTTGGCTACGGCCCGTCTGAATCTGGGCATCCTCGCGGCGCGTCGGGGCGCGTTGGACGAGGCTGTGTCCTTGGGGGAAGCGGCGTTCGAGTCCGAGCGCCGGTCTGGTGCGCTGACGTCCTGGGCGCGCGGCCTGCTCTCGGAGTTGGAGAACCGCTACCGGGGTGAGCGCCTGGTGGTGGACTACCGGGAGCGGCTGGCGTTGGAGGCGGGCGGGGGCCGGTGACTGTGGTGACGGATCGGGTTGTCACCACTGGTCGTACTCGTGTCACCGGCCGCGGGCGCCGATGCTCGACGCCATGGACACCACCACGAAGCAGGATCAACAGGAGCTTGAACGGCTCCGGTCGGAGTTCGGAGACGAGTATGCGCTGTGGCGGTCGGTTGAGGGCCGGTACTGGATCGCAACGGCCCGAGACAAACGGGTCTGCTCTGAGCCGACGTTGATGGAGGAGAGCGCCGCGGCGTTGGAGGAGAAGCTGCGTGCGCCGGGGGATCGTGTGGCGGTCCCGTTCCAGCGGGAGGCGCTGTGACCCTCGAAGAGCTCACACGGCTGACTGCGCCTCGACGAGCCGAGCGTCCCGTGCGCTTGGTCGAAGGCGGGCGGTTGCCTCGACGTAGGCCGGATGCACCGAGGTGTACGACGAGTTGTCCGAGGTGCTGCGGATGCGGCCCCGGCACGCAGGGGAGGCCTACGAAGCATTGCGGGATGCGGACCGGCTACTGAGTGAGCTCGATCGACTCTTGCGCGGAGGTGAGAAGCTTCCGGAGCCGTGGCGCAGTGCGGGCCGTTCGGTATGACCCTCTCGTGAGACGTTCATTGGCATTTCCGCAGGTCAGAAGGTAGACCAATCCAGGCGTTCGGAGTGGTCTACCTTCGCCGCGTGCTATGTACGGTTATCGACCGTTTCTGACCTCCGGTAAACGCGCTTATCGGAGGTCAGGTTTTATCGGGAGCGTCCGGCTCCTCGCGCGGCCCGAGCAAGTCGACCGCGAACATGTCCACCTCTCGGCAGTTCCGCGGCTTGGCACGGCCGGCACGAACCTTGCGCTCGTGCTCCGCGCGCCGGAACTTCCGCGCCCACTCCAAGAGCTCCGCACGGGTGCGGTCACTGGTTGGCATAGTCGATGCTCGATTCGGCGTAGCGGATTCGTTGAAGGTCGAGCGGGTGTTCGGCTTCCCGCAGCCACGAGCGCGCCGCCTTGGCGCCGTGTTCGAGCCGGTCCGCCAGGGCGTTGGCCCGGTCCATCCGCACGATGGCAGCGTCCATCGCTTCGGCGTCGTTGACGAACGATGCGGTGACCTCGGGCCAAGAGGAGGTAATCACTCCCAACCACGCAGAGGACATCGCCGCAGCGGCGCGGTAGACCCGGGCACGTCGGAGTTCAGCGGCCCTGAGCGCGTTACGTAGGCGCCTGGCGTGGCGACGGCGCCCCGCTGGGGTGTCGGGGCGTAGCGAGGCTCCCGCAGCCTCTCTGAGGACCGCACACAGCGGCTCAGGGGCCTTGTGATCCAACCCGTAGGCGATCGCCTCCAACACGACCGGACGGGGCCTGCGCTCCCCCGACTCCAACCGCCTGACGGTCGACCGGGCGAGCGCGGACCGTTCGGCCAGGGACCGGGTAGACAGGCCGCGGTCGGCGCGCATGTCCCGCAGAGCCTTACCAAGTGTGGACGCCAGGTGCTCGCGCTCGTCGTCGCTGGGGACAGCCTCAGCGAAGTTCGCCCGGTCGTTCACAACATGGGCGCCTAACGCGCGCACGTGCGCGGGAGTGCTGGTGTGTTCTCGCGCGAGAACCATCGTCTGCCCCCTGGGTGTTCGGTGGGCCGCCCCGGGTCTCGGGGCGGCCCGTGGTGGTGGTTCTATGCGGCGGCGTCGTCGGGGCCTTCGATGGCATCGACGGTCAGGCCGGCCAGCTGGTCAGCCATGCGGACGGCGAGGGCGCCGCCCAGGCTCCCCCTGTGCTGCTCGACGGTCGAGCGCATGGCCTTGAAGGACTCCCGTGCCCCGGGGTCGAGGGCGTCGGCTTCCAGGCGCGCCCGCAGGAGCGTCCGGGCGTCCCCGCTGACGTGCTCGACTAGCTTCTCGTCGAGGCTGCGCATGAGCGGGGAGAAGTCGGACGCCTCCCCTCCCAGGGTCTGCCGCGTCGGCCCGTTCTGGGCGCTGATCCAGGCGGACAGCTCCGCACGCAGGGCGTGGACGGTGTCGGCGTCGGGAGCGTTCCTGATGACGCTGGCGACGTTGTGCCCGGATTCGAGGAGTCGCCGGCTGCGCTCCCAGGCGTGGCCCTGGCGCTGGTCCGCCAGGAGGGCACTGGTGGGGTCGTCCGACGGGGCCAGGGCGCCACGGGCGTAGGCGCGGACCGTG
This genomic interval carries:
- a CDS encoding helix-turn-helix transcriptional regulator produces the protein MPKPTPAVPASFGETVRAHLAEQRVSVRELARRTRFDHAYLSRVLAGKQRPSPALADAVDQELNAGGNLVALVDAPPPSDDLAETGEVLEFMRRAETSELGAGTLDVLGSAVDQLCRDYPTAPGPVLRDRSKKLMGHALGLLERRTTLAEHRELLVHVGWLSALLGCVHFDVGDRLAAETARKMAHQLGEQAGHGQIVAWAYEITAWFALSEGRYQAVVTAAEAGRAHAGVSSGGVQLLVQQAKASAKLGDDHAHRLLGEAGKMLAQLPATDQPEHHFVFDPDKLTSHEATAYTWLGWDEAAGEYASEMADRYQREYRPMRLATARLNLGILAARRGALDEAVSLGEAAFESERRSGALTSWARGLLSELENRYRGERLVVDYRERLALEAGGGR